In Aspergillus oryzae RIB40 DNA, chromosome 6, one genomic interval encodes:
- a CDS encoding uncharacterized protein (predicted protein): protein MNNMYKDQVPSKSSAIRLGGSGEKQMEGAGVGAQTIELIFAIRKVTPSSQACPLLPLVRPFPLPPSPPPFLFTLPYISLFPPFSSDRNSSRPLSIPPPRFG from the exons ATGAACAATATGTACAAAGACCAAGTACCAAGTAAATCAAGTGCTATCAGACTCGGTGGAAGTGGAGAAAAACAGATGGAGGGTGCGGGTGTTGGCGCGCAGACCATTGAATTAATATTCGCCA TAAGAAAGGTCACCCCTTCATCTCAAGCGTGTCCTCTTCTACCACTCGTGCGGCcttttccacttcctccttcacctcctcctttcctcttcaccctcccctatatctccctcttccccccaTTTTCGTCCGACCGCAATTCGTCCCGCCCATTGtcaattcctcctccacgGTTTGGTTGA